Proteins encoded within one genomic window of Halocatena marina:
- a CDS encoding diaminobutyrate--2-oxoglutarate transaminase codes for MRQMVTNEDFLTQQSRRESNARTYPRGIPIAIQSARGIEIKDVEGNTYIDCLAGAGTLALGHNHPVVVDAMQSALEDDRALHTLDLTTPIKEQFVDTLFDSLPDEFTDSAKIQFCSPAGTDAVEAALKLVKHATGNRDVLAFQGGYHGMTNGALSLMGDVEAKEGVSGLMSGVHHLPYPYEYRCPFGGEGSTHETASRYVERLLDNPTSGIAEPAGMIVELVQGEGGMIPAPDAWTKEIRRITRERDIPLIVDEIQTGLGRTGEQYAFEHADITPDVITLSKAIGGSLPLAVVLYHERYDVWEPGAHAGTFRGNQLAMAAGQATIEYVLEHDLASHAAEMGARLQEKLSQTAQLDVVGDVRGRGLMIGVEIVDPTGEQEPDGSYPENPDLAKQIQSGCVDRGLIIERGGRRGSTARFLPPLIVSKGQIDTIVEIFHEAVVGARSDPSSDEQTNR; via the coding sequence ATGAGACAGATGGTTACAAACGAGGATTTCTTGACACAGCAGTCTCGACGCGAATCGAACGCACGAACGTATCCTCGTGGGATACCGATCGCGATTCAGTCGGCTCGTGGAATCGAGATCAAAGACGTCGAGGGGAACACGTACATCGATTGTCTCGCGGGTGCCGGTACCCTCGCTCTTGGTCACAATCATCCGGTCGTCGTCGATGCAATGCAGAGCGCGCTTGAAGACGACCGCGCGCTTCACACGCTCGACCTCACGACACCGATCAAAGAACAGTTCGTAGATACGCTGTTCGATAGCCTCCCAGATGAGTTCACAGACTCTGCGAAGATTCAGTTCTGTAGTCCAGCTGGAACGGATGCGGTTGAGGCGGCGCTGAAATTAGTGAAGCACGCGACTGGAAATCGGGATGTGCTGGCGTTTCAGGGCGGCTATCACGGGATGACGAACGGTGCACTGAGTTTAATGGGTGACGTGGAGGCCAAAGAGGGCGTTTCGGGTTTGATGTCTGGTGTTCATCACCTACCGTACCCCTACGAGTACCGGTGTCCGTTCGGGGGTGAAGGCAGCACTCACGAAACCGCCAGTCGATACGTCGAGCGTCTGCTCGATAATCCGACCAGCGGTATCGCTGAACCGGCCGGGATGATCGTCGAACTCGTTCAGGGAGAGGGTGGTATGATTCCCGCACCAGATGCGTGGACGAAGGAGATTCGACGGATCACACGAGAGCGTGACATCCCGCTCATCGTCGATGAGATTCAGACCGGACTTGGGCGGACAGGCGAGCAGTACGCGTTCGAACACGCCGACATCACACCTGATGTCATCACGCTCTCGAAGGCGATCGGTGGCAGCCTTCCGCTGGCGGTCGTGTTGTACCACGAGCGATACGATGTCTGGGAGCCGGGAGCACACGCGGGAACGTTCCGTGGGAATCAGCTGGCGATGGCGGCGGGCCAAGCGACGATCGAATACGTTCTCGAACACGATCTCGCCTCGCACGCAGCGGAGATGGGTGCGCGACTCCAAGAGAAACTATCCCAGACAGCGCAACTCGACGTTGTCGGTGACGTTCGCGGGCGCGGGCTCATGATCGGCGTCGAAATTGTCGATCCGACCGGCGAACAAGAGCCAGACGGAAGCTATCCAGAGAACCCCGATCTCGCAAAGCAAATTCAGTCTGGCTGTGTCGATCGCGGACTCATCATCGAACGTGGTGGTCGGCGAGGGAGCACAGCACGATTCCTCCCGCCGTTGATCGTCTCGAAAGGCCAGATCGACACGATCGTAGAGATTTTCCACGAAGCCGTTGTTGGGGCTCGATCGGATCCATCATCTGATGAGCAGACCAATCGATGA
- a CDS encoding aspartate aminotransferase family protein produces MSGTKTFRESPEDLTEGLFLGTDAGTIAYRTAMGQAQQAVLDAYLRRATPYSGASHEQQAAQLASIECLPEDGRGLPATIELVAETVLQHSVGVSDPACVAHLQCPPMIPALAAEAMITATNQSLDSWDQSPSATELETRLVDALAEVFGYEEHSDGVFTSGGTQSNFMALLLARNWYLDDRFDHNARIDGLPPEIDSLRILCSEDAHFTTRQSAAQLGLGENAVVTVPTDDEHRLSVDALDSTVQTLCERDLQPFALVGTAGTTDFGSIDPLTPLAQRAHEHNMWFHVDAAYGGALAFSERHNEKLSGIALSDSISIDFHKLFYQPLSCGAFLLREGDRYRYIDRNAAYLNPESDDTDGVVNLVSKSVQTSRRFDALKPFIAFQTLGRAGIAELIDYTLELATAVADTIAADPAFELKHEPTLNAVVFRYLPTTDANGSATSETSEVNERIRDRLRAEGDAIIARTTVDAETYLKFTLLNPQTTISDVERILEAIKQYGTEITPLYEQKTNYDASAEE; encoded by the coding sequence ATGAGCGGGACGAAAACGTTTCGTGAGAGTCCAGAAGATCTCACAGAAGGGCTCTTCTTGGGAACTGATGCCGGGACCATCGCCTACCGGACAGCGATGGGGCAGGCCCAGCAGGCCGTTCTCGACGCGTACTTACGGCGCGCAACGCCCTATTCGGGCGCGTCACACGAACAACAGGCAGCACAGCTTGCATCGATCGAGTGTCTCCCAGAGGACGGACGAGGATTGCCCGCGACGATCGAACTGGTCGCCGAGACGGTGCTCCAACATTCGGTCGGCGTCTCCGATCCCGCCTGCGTCGCACACTTACAGTGCCCACCGATGATCCCGGCACTCGCCGCTGAGGCGATGATTACCGCGACGAACCAGTCGTTGGACTCGTGGGATCAGAGTCCGTCTGCAACCGAACTTGAAACGCGCCTCGTCGACGCGTTGGCTGAGGTGTTCGGATACGAGGAGCACTCAGATGGCGTGTTCACGAGCGGGGGAACACAGTCGAATTTCATGGCACTCCTCCTCGCTCGGAACTGGTATCTCGATGATCGATTCGATCACAATGCACGAATTGACGGACTTCCACCTGAGATTGATTCACTCCGTATTCTCTGCTCAGAGGACGCCCATTTCACCACGCGCCAAAGTGCAGCGCAGCTCGGTCTCGGTGAAAATGCCGTTGTCACAGTTCCCACAGACGACGAGCATCGTCTCTCGGTCGATGCGCTCGATTCGACGGTTCAGACCCTGTGCGAACGGGATCTACAGCCATTCGCACTCGTTGGAACCGCTGGAACCACCGATTTCGGGAGCATCGATCCGCTTACACCCCTTGCCCAACGCGCGCACGAACACAACATGTGGTTTCACGTCGATGCGGCCTACGGCGGCGCACTCGCGTTCAGCGAGCGACACAACGAGAAATTGAGCGGAATCGCTCTCTCCGATTCAATCAGTATCGACTTCCACAAGCTGTTCTATCAACCGCTCAGCTGTGGCGCATTCCTCCTCCGAGAGGGTGATCGATACCGATACATCGATCGCAACGCCGCGTATCTCAATCCCGAATCCGACGATACTGATGGCGTCGTGAACCTCGTCTCGAAATCCGTCCAGACATCCCGGCGATTCGACGCTCTGAAACCGTTTATCGCGTTCCAGACGCTCGGTCGAGCGGGAATCGCGGAGCTGATCGATTACACTCTCGAACTCGCCACGGCCGTCGCCGACACGATCGCTGCCGATCCTGCCTTCGAGCTGAAACACGAACCAACGCTGAATGCTGTCGTGTTCCGCTATCTGCCAACAACAGACGCGAACGGATCGGCCACGAGCGAAACGAGCGAGGTAAACGAGCGGATTCGTGATCGATTGCGCGCGGAGGGTGACGCTATCATCGCGCGGACAACGGTCGATGCGGAGACCTATCTCAAGTTCACGCTGTTGAACCCGCAGACAACGATCAGTGATGTCGAACGAATCCTCGAAGCGATCAAACAGTACGGGACAGAGATCACACCGCTTTATGAACAGAAAACAAACTACGATGCCTCAGCTGAAGAATAA
- a CDS encoding IucA/IucC family siderophore biosynthesis protein, which translates to MTDKSISSEKIAESATIHSFVNCYLRETGNYDRLKPDEISITARDGRNDGGDDNNDNGESDGNGGRLSCDTVFWSELSTLNLDLLFPVRYESPTGRHLFDLPVYVRSAGDWIELDYTTLASLIVRELALSRSDSDDSADELLLRVIRSARNIERYVAARDDFEQLYGFETTFRDAEQSLVFGHLLHPTPKSRQGIARRDAPTYAPELHGAFQLHYFRADPEIVTQGSAREESATEWVKSELRDDPNVSNAFISSHVDSEDALLPIHPWQAEYLLDQPHVQQAIEDGCLEHLGAHGRTFYPTSSVRTLYNPTAAFMVKGSLDVKITNSVRTNKRPELERGVAVSELLETELGAQLRERFPDFQVVRDPASLTLDIGTERESGFEVVLRDNPFRGDAATNATPVVALCQDHLYRTTDRTDHNASRLDHIIRTLADREGRTTATVSEDWFRQYLAISVRPVLWLYLTHGVGVEAHQQNSVLALDDGYPDQFYYRDNQGYYFCESTYEAVDALLPGVGERADTICPDAIADERIRYYVILNNTFGLINAFGCADLVDERRLLELLREELNRLQAFDRETSNLLEPLLTSPTIPCKANLLTRFHGMDELEASIENQSVYTEIDNPLVTEREAQ; encoded by the coding sequence ATGACTGATAAATCGATATCCTCCGAGAAAATTGCTGAATCGGCAACGATCCACAGTTTCGTGAACTGCTATCTGCGCGAGACAGGAAACTACGACCGTCTGAAACCGGACGAGATCTCGATCACAGCACGGGACGGTAGAAACGATGGTGGAGATGACAACAACGATAATGGAGAGAGCGATGGAAATGGGGGACGGCTGTCGTGTGATACCGTCTTCTGGAGTGAACTGTCTACTCTGAATCTCGATTTACTATTTCCCGTCCGATACGAATCGCCAACTGGGCGCCACCTGTTTGACCTTCCGGTGTACGTTCGCTCAGCCGGGGATTGGATCGAGCTGGACTACACCACGCTCGCAAGTCTGATCGTTCGTGAGCTCGCGCTTTCACGCTCGGACTCAGACGACAGTGCTGATGAGCTACTGTTGCGAGTCATTCGGAGTGCTCGTAACATCGAACGTTACGTTGCAGCCCGAGACGATTTCGAGCAGCTCTACGGGTTCGAGACGACCTTTCGGGACGCCGAGCAGTCACTCGTGTTCGGTCATCTCCTTCATCCGACGCCAAAAAGTAGACAAGGGATCGCTCGCCGTGATGCGCCGACGTACGCGCCCGAGCTACACGGGGCGTTTCAGCTGCACTACTTCCGCGCTGATCCCGAAATTGTGACACAGGGGTCGGCGCGCGAGGAGAGCGCCACAGAATGGGTAAAATCGGAGCTACGCGACGATCCAAACGTTTCGAATGCGTTCATCTCCTCACACGTCGACAGCGAGGACGCGTTACTCCCAATCCACCCGTGGCAAGCCGAGTATCTCCTCGATCAACCCCACGTCCAACAGGCGATCGAGGACGGGTGCCTCGAACATCTTGGCGCACACGGACGGACGTTCTATCCCACATCATCCGTTCGTACTTTGTACAACCCGACTGCCGCATTCATGGTGAAAGGGTCACTCGATGTGAAGATCACCAACTCCGTTCGAACGAACAAACGACCGGAGCTAGAGCGAGGCGTCGCTGTGAGCGAACTTCTCGAAACAGAGTTGGGAGCGCAACTCCGAGAGCGGTTTCCAGACTTTCAGGTCGTTCGTGACCCCGCCTCTCTCACGCTCGATATCGGGACCGAGCGGGAGTCAGGGTTCGAAGTTGTCCTCCGTGACAATCCGTTCCGTGGTGATGCAGCGACGAATGCGACGCCGGTCGTTGCTCTATGCCAGGATCACCTCTATCGTACAACCGACCGAACCGACCACAATGCCTCGCGGCTCGATCACATCATTCGGACGCTCGCAGACCGCGAAGGTCGCACGACAGCGACGGTTAGTGAGGACTGGTTCCGTCAGTATCTCGCAATTTCTGTGCGCCCGGTGCTCTGGTTGTACCTCACCCACGGCGTCGGCGTCGAGGCACATCAGCAAAACAGCGTGCTGGCCTTGGATGACGGCTATCCTGACCAGTTCTACTACCGCGACAATCAGGGCTATTACTTCTGTGAATCGACCTACGAGGCCGTCGATGCACTTCTTCCTGGCGTCGGTGAACGAGCAGACACGATCTGTCCGGACGCGATTGCAGACGAGCGCATCCGATACTACGTCATTTTGAACAACACGTTCGGTCTCATCAACGCCTTCGGATGCGCCGATCTCGTCGACGAGCGGCGATTGTTAGAGCTTCTTCGCGAGGAACTGAACCGGTTGCAAGCGTTCGACCGCGAGACGTCGAACTTGTTGGAGCCGCTTCTCACGTCACCGACGATTCCCTGCAAGGCGAACTTGCTCACTCGATTTCACGGGATGGACGAGCTCGAAGCCTCGATCGAGAACCAGTCGGTGTATACGGAGATCGACAACCCGCTCGTTACTGAACGGGAGGCCCAGTGA
- a CDS encoding GNAT family N-acetyltransferase has translation MTGPTFPSDYDYRTYNERLEKLIAFRQVSLERDLERLHAWLNAEHVLPYWQLNDPLPTFRAELVEKIEDEHLAPYIGYLDHVPMSYWECYWAADDVIADYCETNAADQGIHLLIGPAEYLGRGYAEPLVRAVTEMQFCHPETDRILTEPDVRNETVIHVFEKCGFEPLREIELPEKDALLMACERAQFQQHGSSGNETRVSADTGEDGQ, from the coding sequence ATGACCGGTCCAACGTTCCCGTCGGACTACGACTACAGAACCTACAACGAGAGGCTCGAAAAGCTGATTGCATTCAGACAGGTCTCGTTGGAGCGCGATCTTGAGCGATTGCACGCGTGGCTCAACGCAGAACACGTCCTTCCATACTGGCAGCTCAACGACCCGCTTCCGACGTTTCGGGCCGAACTCGTCGAGAAAATCGAGGACGAGCATTTGGCACCGTACATCGGCTACCTCGATCACGTCCCGATGAGCTACTGGGAGTGTTACTGGGCGGCAGACGACGTGATAGCGGACTACTGTGAGACGAACGCGGCCGATCAAGGGATTCACCTGCTCATTGGTCCAGCGGAGTATCTCGGCCGTGGATACGCCGAACCGCTGGTGCGAGCCGTCACGGAGATGCAGTTTTGCCATCCAGAGACCGACCGCATCCTCACCGAACCCGATGTCAGAAACGAGACTGTGATTCACGTCTTCGAAAAGTGTGGCTTCGAACCGCTCCGAGAGATCGAACTCCCGGAGAAAGACGCTCTGTTGATGGCCTGTGAACGAGCGCAGTTCCAACAGCACGGTTCGAGTGGAAACGAAACCCGAGTGAGTGCCGACACAGGTGAGGATGGCCAATGA